A genomic window from Pseudomonadales bacterium includes:
- the clpA gene encoding ATP-dependent Clp protease ATP-binding subunit ClpA codes for MLSKDLEVTLNEAFRTAKTKRHEFMTVEHLLLSLLDNAVAVDVLEKIGADIEKLRKDLSDHIDSTTPLIPAGDADRETQPTLGFQRVLQRAVFHVQSSGRKEVTGASVLVAIFSEQESQAVYFLKQQNIARIDVVNYIAHGISKVGEENSGSPVPGEGEEEGGAEGQQPSALEAFATNLNDQARAGRIDPLVGREQELERVIQVLCRRRKNNPLLVGESGVGKTAIAEGLAKRIVDGQVPDVVAESTIYALDMGALLAGTKYRGDFEKRFKMVLGELKKQEGAILFIDEVHTIIGAGAASGGVMDASNLLKPLLTSGDIRCMGSTTYTEYRGIFDKDRALSRRFQKIDVTEPDVNDTYKILKGLKSRYEDHYQVRYTDKALRAAAELADRYITDRFQPDKAIDVIDEAGAAQLLVAPSRRKKSIGAPEVEQVVAKIARIPSSQVTTSDKEALRGLDKKLKMVVFGQDQAIDTLTSAIKLSRAGLKAGEKPIGSFLFSGPTGVGKTEVCKQLANVMGVELLRYDMSEYMERHTVSRLIGAPPGYVGFDQGGLLTEAVTKHPHSIVLLDEIEKAHPEVFNLLLQVMDHGSLTDNNGRKADFRNVVLIMTTNAGAQEMSRASVGFTEQNHALDGMEAIRKLFTPEFRNRLDAIVQFSSLGMEVIKTVVDKFLTELQAQLDDKKVTLDVDEAARDWLAREGYDEKMGARPMQRLIQERIKRQLAEDVLFGSLAKSGGTVRVTVKDGDLHLDTVSAEDARAEDAPA; via the coding sequence ATGCTCAGTAAAGACCTCGAAGTCACACTCAACGAAGCCTTCCGGACAGCGAAGACCAAGCGGCACGAGTTCATGACCGTGGAGCATCTGCTGCTGTCTCTGCTCGACAATGCCGTGGCGGTAGACGTTCTCGAAAAGATCGGAGCAGATATCGAAAAGCTCCGTAAAGATCTCAGCGACCACATCGATTCGACAACACCCCTCATTCCGGCCGGTGATGCGGATCGCGAAACCCAGCCCACCCTGGGATTCCAGCGTGTCCTGCAGCGGGCCGTGTTCCATGTCCAGTCTTCCGGGCGCAAGGAAGTCACCGGTGCCAGTGTGCTGGTTGCGATCTTCAGCGAGCAGGAAAGCCAGGCCGTTTACTTTCTCAAGCAGCAGAACATTGCCCGCATCGACGTAGTCAACTACATCGCTCACGGCATCTCCAAGGTGGGTGAGGAGAACAGCGGCTCACCAGTACCCGGAGAAGGTGAGGAAGAGGGCGGTGCCGAGGGTCAGCAGCCAAGCGCTCTGGAAGCCTTTGCGACCAATCTGAATGATCAGGCGCGGGCCGGTCGTATTGATCCGCTGGTTGGCAGGGAACAGGAACTCGAACGGGTCATTCAGGTGCTGTGTCGCCGGCGTAAGAACAATCCTCTGCTGGTCGGCGAATCCGGTGTCGGTAAAACGGCCATCGCGGAAGGTCTCGCCAAACGCATCGTCGACGGCCAGGTACCCGACGTGGTCGCCGAAAGCACGATTTACGCACTGGATATGGGCGCTCTGCTGGCCGGCACAAAATACCGCGGCGACTTCGAAAAGCGCTTCAAGATGGTACTCGGCGAACTGAAGAAGCAGGAAGGTGCGATTCTGTTCATCGATGAGGTGCACACCATCATCGGTGCCGGCGCCGCCTCCGGCGGAGTAATGGATGCATCGAACCTGCTCAAGCCACTTCTCACTTCCGGCGACATCCGCTGCATGGGTTCCACCACCTACACGGAATACCGGGGTATTTTCGACAAAGACAGAGCACTGTCCCGCCGCTTCCAGAAGATCGATGTTACCGAACCGGATGTGAACGACACCTACAAGATTCTCAAAGGACTCAAGTCGCGCTACGAGGATCATTACCAGGTGCGCTACACCGATAAAGCGCTCCGGGCAGCGGCCGAACTCGCCGATCGCTACATCACCGATCGCTTCCAGCCGGACAAGGCCATCGATGTGATCGATGAAGCCGGTGCCGCGCAGCTGCTTGTGGCACCGAGCCGCCGCAAGAAGAGCATTGGCGCGCCCGAAGTAGAGCAGGTGGTAGCAAAAATCGCCCGGATTCCTTCGAGTCAGGTCACCACGTCCGACAAGGAAGCGCTGCGCGGACTCGACAAGAAACTCAAGATGGTCGTCTTCGGTCAGGACCAGGCGATCGATACCCTGACCTCGGCGATCAAGCTCTCCCGTGCCGGGCTCAAAGCCGGGGAAAAGCCCATTGGCTCTTTCCTGTTCTCCGGACCGACAGGCGTCGGCAAAACCGAGGTCTGCAAACAGCTCGCCAATGTCATGGGTGTGGAACTGCTGCGCTATGACATGTCCGAGTACATGGAGCGACATACCGTTTCCCGGCTGATCGGTGCACCGCCCGGATATGTCGGTTTCGATCAGGGCGGATTGCTCACCGAAGCGGTGACCAAACACCCGCACAGCATCGTGCTGCTCGATGAGATAGAGAAGGCGCATCCCGAGGTGTTCAATCTGCTTCTGCAGGTGATGGATCACGGTTCACTCACAGACAACAATGGCCGTAAGGCCGATTTCCGCAATGTGGTGCTCATCATGACCACCAATGCCGGTGCTCAGGAAATGAGCCGGGCGTCGGTCGGCTTCACAGAGCAGAACCACGCCCTGGATGGTATGGAGGCAATCAGGAAGCTCTTCACTCCCGAATTCCGTAACCGGCTCGACGCCATCGTGCAGTTCAGCTCCCTGGGCATGGAGGTGATCAAGACCGTGGTCGACAAATTCCTCACCGAACTGCAGGCGCAGCTCGACGACAAGAAGGTCACCCTCGACGTCGATGAGGCCGCCCGCGACTGGCTTGCAAGGGAAGGGTACGACGAGAAGATGGGTGCGCGTCCGATGCAGCGCCTTATTCAGGAGCGTATCAAACGCCAGCTGGCCGAAGACGTCCTGTTTGGCAGTCTCGCGAAATCAGGTGGCACCGTCCGTGTCACTGTAAAAGATGGCGACCTGCATCTGGATACCGTCTCTGCAGAGGATGCCAGAGCAGAGGATGCGCCGGCCTAG
- the clpS gene encoding ATP-dependent Clp protease adapter ClpS translates to MRYSKYPDDSKSRWIRAADYDRSGDGGDGNEQESEGGSGLATATARPKLKRPPMYKVILLNDDYTPMEFVVHVLEVFFGMHREKATQIMLAVHTQGAAVVGIFPKDIAETKSEQVNQYSQENQHPLVSTIEMTD, encoded by the coding sequence ATGAGATACTCGAAATACCCGGACGATTCGAAAAGCCGCTGGATCCGGGCAGCAGACTACGATCGGAGCGGCGACGGTGGCGACGGCAACGAGCAGGAATCCGAAGGCGGGAGCGGTCTCGCGACCGCCACCGCCAGGCCGAAGCTCAAGCGCCCCCCGATGTACAAGGTCATCCTGCTTAATGATGACTACACACCCATGGAATTTGTGGTGCATGTCCTGGAGGTGTTTTTCGGGATGCACCGGGAGAAGGCGACTCAGATCATGCTCGCCGTGCATACTCAGGGAGCCGCAGTGGTAGGCATATTTCCGAAGGACATCGCTGAAACTAAATCGGAGCAGGTGAATCAATACTCCCAGGAAAATCAGCACCCTCTGGTCTCAACCATTGAAATGACCGACTAA
- a CDS encoding molybdenum cofactor biosynthesis protein MoaE, whose translation MSLTPHIEIRIETADFDVGAEMHALYGRARGRSTGSIGAVVSFTGLVRDRASDQASSADVSGLFLEHYPGMTEASIRKFTDLACERWPLTDVLILHRVGLLAPSAQIVYVQVASAHRSAAFAGAQFLMDYLKTDAVFWKREQREVDDRWVEATGEDRQRREAWQTDN comes from the coding sequence ATGAGCCTTACCCCGCATATTGAGATCCGCATCGAAACCGCCGACTTCGATGTAGGCGCGGAAATGCATGCGCTCTATGGGCGGGCCCGCGGCCGCAGCACCGGATCCATCGGCGCAGTGGTGTCTTTTACCGGGCTGGTACGGGACCGGGCATCCGATCAGGCATCATCAGCCGATGTCAGCGGACTGTTTCTGGAGCACTACCCCGGTATGACAGAAGCCAGCATCCGGAAATTTACAGATCTCGCCTGTGAGCGCTGGCCGCTGACAGATGTGCTCATCCTGCATCGTGTCGGCCTGCTCGCACCCTCCGCTCAGATCGTCTATGTGCAGGTCGCCTCCGCCCATCGCAGCGCGGCTTTTGCCGGTGCCCAGTTTCTGATGGATTACCTCAAAACCGACGCGGTGTTCTGGAAGCGCGAGCAGCGGGAGGTCGACGACCGCTGGGTCGAAGCCACCGGAGAGGATCGGCAGCGCCGGGAAGCCTGGCAGACCGACAACTGA
- a CDS encoding MoaD/ThiS family protein — translation MTVRVRFFASLREAVGADSLDVPHQASIEGLLRILRERLPETAYRAISAENVRLAVNQELIPLTTTLRDGDEVAFLPPITGG, via the coding sequence ATGACCGTACGGGTCCGGTTTTTTGCTTCGCTGCGCGAAGCCGTTGGCGCAGATTCACTGGACGTACCACACCAGGCCAGTATTGAAGGGCTGCTGCGGATCCTGCGGGAACGGCTGCCTGAAACTGCATACCGGGCGATCAGCGCGGAAAACGTGCGGCTCGCCGTCAACCAGGAACTGATCCCGCTGACCACCACCCTCAGGGATGGCGACGAAGTCGCCTTTCTGCCGCCGATCACCGGCGGCTGA
- the moaC gene encoding cyclic pyranopterin monophosphate synthase MoaC — translation MNKLSHLNDAGEANMVDVSEKTSTRRVARAGARIRMRPETLAAILEGGSAKGDVLAVARVAGIQGAKRCSDLIPLCHPLALSRVAVDFTPTEPGVLTITVEATVTGPTGVEMEALTGASIAALTIYDMCKALEKGMVIESVRLLHKSGGRSGAWEAENP, via the coding sequence ATGAATAAACTCTCCCATCTGAACGACGCCGGCGAAGCCAACATGGTCGACGTCTCGGAAAAGACTTCCACCCGGCGGGTGGCCCGCGCGGGGGCACGCATCCGGATGCGGCCGGAAACTCTGGCAGCCATACTCGAAGGCGGCAGTGCAAAGGGGGACGTGCTTGCAGTGGCCAGGGTGGCCGGGATACAGGGGGCCAAGCGCTGCAGCGACCTGATTCCACTGTGTCATCCACTGGCCCTGTCCAGAGTGGCTGTGGATTTCACCCCCACTGAACCCGGCGTGCTCACGATCACCGTCGAAGCGACGGTTACCGGACCCACGGGGGTGGAAATGGAGGCCCTGACCGGAGCGAGCATCGCCGCCCTGACCATCTACGACATGTGCAAGGCCCTGGAGAAGGGCATGGTCATCGAGTCGGTGCGTCTGCTGCACAAATCCGGTGGCAGAAGCGGCGCCTGGGAGGCTGAGAACCCATGA
- the mnmA gene encoding tRNA 2-thiouridine(34) synthase MnmA has product MTQTAQNSASVIVGMSGGVDSSVAALLLLEQGYRVAGLFMKNWDEDDGTDYCTAQADLADAQQVCDALGIELHTANFAAEYWDDVFEYFLADYAAGRTPNPDVLCNREIKFKQFVHYAASLGADFIATGHYVRGDWCGAGPDRQFRVRKAADRNKDQSYFLQAVPLAALSRCLFPLGDLHKEEVRRRAAAAGFANHRKKDSTGICFIGERRFADFLSRYLSADPGPILDTRGNRVGAHRGLPYYTLGQRQGLGIGGVAGLPESPWYVIGKRAAENVLLVSQDAIDLEGDWLEATELNWLVEVPVLPLRCQAKIRYRQADQDCLVTAAEGGRLRVKFDVPQRAITPGQYVALYQGEVCLGGGVIEAAPEPADLRRSRGDSGA; this is encoded by the coding sequence ATGACTCAAACAGCTCAGAATTCTGCGAGTGTGATCGTCGGAATGTCCGGAGGGGTGGATTCCTCCGTGGCAGCGCTGCTGCTGCTCGAGCAGGGTTACCGGGTGGCCGGACTGTTCATGAAGAACTGGGATGAAGACGATGGCACCGATTACTGCACGGCGCAGGCCGATCTCGCAGACGCGCAGCAGGTGTGCGATGCGCTGGGTATCGAGCTGCATACCGCGAATTTTGCAGCCGAATACTGGGATGATGTCTTCGAATATTTCCTGGCTGATTATGCCGCGGGAAGAACACCGAATCCGGATGTACTGTGTAACCGGGAGATCAAGTTCAAGCAGTTTGTGCACTATGCCGCGAGCCTGGGAGCGGATTTCATCGCAACCGGTCACTACGTTCGGGGCGACTGGTGTGGTGCGGGGCCTGACAGGCAGTTCCGGGTCCGCAAGGCGGCAGACCGGAACAAGGACCAGAGCTATTTCCTGCAGGCGGTGCCACTGGCTGCACTGAGCCGATGCCTGTTTCCGCTCGGTGATCTGCACAAGGAGGAGGTACGCCGGCGCGCCGCAGCGGCCGGATTCGCCAATCACCGCAAGAAAGACAGCACGGGCATCTGCTTCATCGGCGAACGCCGCTTTGCAGATTTTCTGAGTCGATATCTGTCAGCCGACCCGGGTCCGATCCTGGACACCCGAGGCAATCGGGTCGGCGCGCATCGAGGTCTACCCTACTACACGCTCGGCCAGCGCCAGGGTCTGGGCATTGGTGGGGTGGCCGGTCTGCCGGAATCTCCCTGGTATGTGATCGGCAAACGTGCAGCGGAAAATGTGCTGCTGGTGTCCCAGGATGCCATCGACCTCGAGGGCGACTGGCTGGAGGCGACGGAGCTGAACTGGCTGGTCGAAGTGCCCGTACTGCCACTGCGCTGTCAGGCGAAGATCCGCTACCGCCAGGCCGATCAGGATTGCCTGGTTACTGCGGCTGAGGGGGGGCGGCTGCGGGTGAAATTCGATGTCCCGCAACGGGCCATTACACCGGGCCAGTATGTCGCCTTATATCAGGGTGAAGTCTGTCTGGGAGGGGGTGTGATCGAAGCGGCCCCCGAGCCCGCCGACCTGCGGCGGTCACGAGGTGATTCCGGTGCCTGA
- a CDS encoding DUF489 family protein — MPDSALDYRSLALAGVVQAAALVQARAHGRDGPGLGAAAVAAVRHPIRSRHPENTAEIFPDPAALAPGVELAIELMSSKPKDLEILRYSLQLIDLAGRLKRHKAVLERLGRLLDDLPVDPLDSQYAAVYQGSISTLGQRIEVRGNPDLLRQETVANEIRTLLLGGVRFAWLWQQLGGRRWQLVLQRNGVLQALQSLAAALKDRTVIH, encoded by the coding sequence GTGCCTGATTCTGCCCTCGACTACCGCAGCCTGGCTTTGGCTGGGGTGGTTCAGGCCGCCGCACTCGTGCAGGCGCGCGCACACGGCCGCGACGGCCCGGGCCTCGGAGCCGCAGCCGTCGCAGCGGTAAGACATCCGATCCGCAGCCGGCACCCTGAAAATACTGCAGAAATCTTCCCGGATCCTGCGGCACTTGCACCCGGTGTCGAGCTTGCGATCGAGCTGATGAGCAGCAAACCCAAGGACCTTGAAATTCTGCGCTACAGTCTGCAGCTGATAGACCTGGCCGGGCGGCTGAAACGCCACAAGGCCGTGCTCGAGCGGCTGGGCCGGCTGCTGGATGATCTCCCCGTGGATCCGCTGGACTCGCAGTATGCGGCCGTCTACCAGGGCTCAATCAGTACGCTCGGACAGCGCATTGAAGTACGGGGAAATCCGGATCTGCTGCGGCAGGAGACCGTCGCCAATGAAATCCGCACCCTGCTGCTTGGCGGTGTGCGGTTTGCCTGGCTCTGGCAGCAGCTGGGTGGTCGGCGCTGGCAGCTTGTGCTGCAGCGAAACGGGGTGCTGCAGGCTCTGCAGTCCCTCGCTGCAGCGCTCAAAGATCGCACGGTGATACATTGA
- the purB gene encoding adenylosuccinate lyase produces MSLDPLLALSALDGRYRSKIEPLTRALSEFGLLHARVEVECRWFQALASCPSVRELPELDVRQLDALRKIYQDFSLADARAIKEIEARTNHDVKAVEYFVKDRVGKIADLANHIEFVHFACTSEDINNLSHGLMLLRGREILLPVMGDLIERIEKLALQTADLAMLSRTHGQTASPTTLGKELRNVSARLRRQLQQFSALEVLGKMNGAVGNFNAHCVAYPETDWIGLSEKFISGLGLVSNPYTTQIEPHDYMAEWFHTLCRFNQVLLDFDRDTWSYISLDYFTQRKVEGETGSSTMPHKVNPIDFENSEGNLGVANALLEHMAAKLPVSRWQRDLSDSTVLRNIGSAFGHCLLAYQSTLKGLSRLEVNAPAISADLAERWEVLAEAIQTVMRRQGGAEPYERLKALTRGEHLDEALYRQILTALDLPAESRAQLDALTPAGYVGLAALLTRKGLN; encoded by the coding sequence ATGAGTCTGGATCCCCTGCTGGCACTCAGTGCACTGGATGGCCGCTACCGATCGAAGATCGAGCCACTGACCCGGGCATTGAGTGAGTTCGGCCTGCTGCACGCACGGGTGGAAGTGGAGTGTCGCTGGTTCCAGGCACTCGCGAGTTGTCCGTCGGTCCGGGAACTGCCCGAGCTGGATGTCAGACAACTCGACGCCCTGCGCAAGATCTACCAGGATTTCAGCCTCGCGGATGCTCGGGCCATAAAGGAGATCGAGGCGAGGACGAACCACGATGTGAAAGCCGTGGAGTATTTTGTCAAAGACCGTGTCGGCAAGATTGCGGATCTCGCGAATCATATCGAGTTCGTGCACTTCGCCTGCACTTCGGAAGACATCAATAATCTGTCCCACGGTCTGATGCTGCTGCGCGGACGGGAGATCCTGCTGCCGGTAATGGGTGATCTGATTGAACGTATCGAAAAACTTGCACTGCAGACAGCGGACCTCGCCATGCTGTCCCGCACGCATGGTCAGACAGCCTCGCCCACGACTCTGGGCAAGGAGTTGCGTAATGTCAGCGCGCGGTTACGCCGTCAGCTGCAGCAGTTTTCTGCGCTCGAGGTGCTCGGCAAAATGAATGGTGCGGTGGGCAACTTCAACGCCCATTGTGTGGCTTATCCGGAAACCGACTGGATCGGACTGAGTGAGAAATTCATCTCGGGGCTCGGGCTGGTGAGTAATCCCTACACCACCCAGATCGAACCCCACGATTACATGGCGGAGTGGTTCCATACCCTGTGCAGATTCAATCAGGTACTGCTGGATTTTGACCGGGACACCTGGAGCTACATCTCGCTGGACTACTTCACCCAGCGCAAGGTGGAAGGCGAGACCGGCTCCTCCACCATGCCGCACAAGGTAAACCCGATCGATTTCGAGAATTCCGAGGGCAACCTCGGAGTGGCCAACGCGCTGCTTGAGCACATGGCGGCCAAACTGCCGGTCTCCCGGTGGCAGCGGGACCTGTCCGATTCCACCGTATTGCGAAACATCGGCAGTGCGTTCGGTCATTGTCTGCTTGCCTATCAGTCCACCCTGAAGGGGCTGAGTCGTCTGGAGGTGAATGCGCCCGCGATCAGCGCGGATCTGGCCGAGCGCTGGGAAGTCCTCGCCGAGGCGATCCAGACGGTGATGCGCCGGCAGGGCGGTGCGGAACCCTACGAAAGGCTGAAGGCGCTGACACGGGGCGAGCATCTGGATGAAGCGCTTTATCGTCAGATTCTGACAGCTCTGGATCTGCCCGCGGAATCGCGTGCGCAGCTCGATGCCCTGACACCTGCCGGCTATGTGGGTCTGGCAGCACTGCTCACACGCAAGGGATTGAACTGA
- a CDS encoding GNAT family N-acetyltransferase, whose translation MDVHVISADWSKDARVLQEIRGKVFIEEQQVPRDLEWDGLDEEAHHFLAINSAGVRVGCARLLPTGQIGRMAVLKEMRGQQIGNRLLDACIEKARSLGLDRVFLHAQAQAEDFYRKAGFLPFGDRFPEAGIDHQAMDLALPIPFEPVPGIDKPVIREEAPDPASEAGELRQFHGESECAEGLREILDWPRRTLRIYSQLLDHVLFDQPGVVEALSAFVRTGPPARLQVLIHSNSAVVSRGHRLVELARRIDSKIQIRTVPVELATDRHTAVVCDDQGFFLMPDAENYLAFANRYDPVQAQRLAGRFDYLWERSKTDAELRTLRL comes from the coding sequence ATGGACGTGCATGTGATTTCCGCCGACTGGTCCAAAGATGCCCGGGTTCTGCAGGAGATCCGGGGCAAGGTTTTTATCGAGGAGCAGCAGGTACCCAGGGACCTCGAATGGGACGGTCTCGATGAAGAGGCCCATCATTTCCTGGCCATCAACAGCGCCGGTGTGCGGGTTGGCTGTGCGCGGCTGCTCCCCACCGGGCAGATCGGGCGGATGGCGGTCCTCAAGGAGATGCGCGGTCAGCAGATCGGCAATCGATTGCTGGATGCCTGCATCGAAAAGGCCAGGAGTCTGGGTTTAGATCGTGTGTTTCTGCATGCTCAGGCACAGGCAGAGGACTTTTACCGGAAAGCGGGATTTCTGCCCTTCGGCGACAGATTCCCCGAGGCAGGTATTGATCATCAGGCGATGGACCTGGCGCTGCCGATTCCGTTTGAACCGGTCCCCGGTATTGATAAACCGGTGATCCGGGAAGAAGCACCGGACCCGGCGAGTGAAGCCGGTGAGCTGCGGCAGTTTCACGGCGAAAGCGAGTGCGCGGAGGGGCTGCGGGAAATACTGGACTGGCCACGGCGGACTCTCCGCATCTACAGCCAGTTGCTTGACCATGTGTTGTTCGACCAGCCAGGCGTGGTCGAGGCGCTGTCCGCGTTTGTCAGAACCGGTCCACCCGCCCGACTGCAGGTGCTGATTCATTCGAACAGTGCCGTCGTCAGCAGAGGGCATCGCCTTGTCGAGCTGGCCCGGCGAATTGACAGCAAAATCCAGATTCGAACCGTGCCGGTGGAACTGGCAACCGACCGCCATACTGCAGTGGTGTGTGACGACCAGGGTTTTTTCCTCATGCCGGACGCAGAAAATTACTTAGCCTTTGCCAACCGCTACGATCCGGTACAGGCGCAGCGCCTTGCCGGGCGATTCGACTACCTCTGGGAGCGCAGTAAGACGGATGCGGAATTGAGAACGCTGCGATTGTGA
- the thrH gene encoding bifunctional phosphoserine phosphatase/homoserine phosphotransferase ThrH has protein sequence MDVLCLDLEGVLIPEIWQAVAGRTGIEELNKTTRDIPVYDDLMNLRLGVLRERDLSLSLIQEVIDEVEPLPGANDFLNWARQFFQVVIISDTFYQFAMPLMAKLGHPTLLCHQLDVEKDRIVGYRIRQPDPKRCSVQAFRSLRYRVFAAGDSYNDVSMLDEADAGFFYRAPANVRSEFPQYQAAESYGELQQLLDQARRN, from the coding sequence TTGGACGTACTCTGTCTCGATCTAGAAGGTGTTCTGATTCCGGAAATCTGGCAGGCCGTAGCAGGCCGGACGGGGATCGAGGAGCTCAACAAGACCACCCGGGATATACCCGTTTACGACGATCTCATGAACCTGCGCCTCGGCGTGCTGCGTGAACGGGACCTTTCCCTGTCTCTGATCCAGGAAGTCATCGACGAAGTGGAGCCGCTTCCGGGAGCCAACGACTTTCTGAACTGGGCGCGGCAGTTTTTTCAGGTTGTCATCATCTCGGACACCTTCTATCAGTTCGCGATGCCGCTGATGGCAAAACTTGGCCATCCGACCCTGTTGTGTCATCAACTGGATGTGGAGAAGGACCGCATCGTCGGCTACCGCATCCGCCAGCCCGATCCGAAACGCTGCTCGGTGCAGGCATTCCGGTCGCTGCGGTATCGGGTATTCGCCGCCGGCGATTCCTACAACGACGTCTCCATGCTGGACGAAGCGGATGCGGGATTTTTCTATCGCGCACCGGCCAACGTCCGCAGTGAATTTCCGCAGTACCAGGCAGCGGAGTCCTACGGAGAACTTCAGCAACTGCTCGATCAGGCGCGCCGGAACTGA
- the cysB gene encoding HTH-type transcriptional regulator CysB: MKLQQLRYIWEVAHHDLNVSATAQSLFTSQPGISKQIRLLEDELGVEVFARSGKHLTHVTPVGETIIRMAGEILRQAETIKQIAQEYSNEKQGSLTLATTHTQARYALPSIIREFRKAYPDVSLHMNQGSPTQIAELAATGGADFAIATEGLDLFNDLVMMPCYRWNRSVVVPKGHPLEETAKKTGGLTIADVAAHPIVTYVFGFTGRSRLDEAFSASGMVPNVVFTATDTDVIKTYVRLGLGVGIIAGMALDPAIDGDLVALDGSHLFGSSVTHIGFRKGTFLRRYMYDFIGWFAPHLDQDTVDAAVACATRTDREALFEQTELPVR; this comes from the coding sequence ATGAAGCTGCAGCAGCTGCGTTACATCTGGGAAGTCGCCCACCATGATCTGAACGTGTCCGCGACTGCTCAGAGCCTGTTCACCTCCCAGCCGGGGATCAGCAAGCAGATCCGACTGCTGGAAGACGAACTCGGCGTTGAAGTCTTTGCACGCAGTGGCAAGCACCTGACCCATGTTACCCCGGTGGGAGAGACCATCATCCGCATGGCGGGTGAAATTCTCCGCCAGGCGGAAACCATCAAGCAGATCGCTCAGGAATACAGCAACGAAAAGCAGGGCAGTCTGACCCTTGCTACCACCCATACCCAGGCTCGCTATGCGCTGCCCTCCATCATCCGGGAATTCCGCAAGGCTTATCCTGATGTGAGCCTGCATATGAATCAGGGCAGTCCGACGCAGATTGCCGAACTCGCGGCCACGGGTGGTGCCGATTTCGCGATCGCCACCGAGGGTCTGGATCTCTTCAATGACCTGGTAATGATGCCCTGTTATCGCTGGAACCGGTCTGTTGTAGTACCGAAAGGACATCCGCTCGAGGAGACGGCGAAGAAAACCGGCGGTCTGACCATTGCCGATGTCGCCGCTCATCCGATTGTGACTTATGTGTTCGGCTTCACCGGCCGCTCGAGACTCGACGAAGCGTTCTCCGCATCCGGTATGGTCCCCAACGTGGTGTTCACCGCCACGGATACGGACGTGATCAAGACCTACGTCCGCCTGGGTCTGGGGGTAGGCATCATTGCCGGCATGGCCCTGGATCCTGCAATCGACGGTGATCTCGTGGCTCTGGATGGTTCGCACCTGTTCGGCTCCAGCGTTACACACATCGGCTTTCGGAAAGGCACCTTCCTGCGTCGTTACATGTACGACTTCATCGGGTGGTTCGCTCCCCATCTTGATCAGGATACAGTGGACGCCGCCGTTGCCTGTGCGACGCGCACCGATCGTGAGGCCCTCTTCGAGCAGACAGAACTGCCGGTTCGATGA
- a CDS encoding 5'-nucleotidase — MIPLTVAISSQALFDLAESNRVYEEQGLEAYRHYQIAQEDQVLERGEAFVFVQKLLNINKLLGKHRVDVILLSRNSADTGLRIFNSIKAYELDITRAAFCGGQSPYRYIRAFGCSLFLSTQAEDVSHALEHGVAAATLLGRGGSPATSTGDELRLAFDGDSVLFSDEAEQVFQAEGLAAFTRKEAAAAASPLEGGPFKGFLAALQNLQKEFTEDACPIRTALVTARGAPAHERVIRTLRAWDIRLDESLFLGGMEKTEFLKAFGADVFFDDQTQHCERASGHVTAGHVPHGVVNNSG; from the coding sequence GTGATTCCCCTCACAGTCGCCATCAGTTCCCAGGCTCTGTTTGATCTGGCGGAGAGCAACCGGGTCTACGAAGAGCAGGGACTCGAGGCCTACCGCCACTATCAGATCGCCCAGGAAGACCAGGTACTGGAGCGGGGCGAGGCTTTTGTTTTTGTGCAGAAGCTGCTCAATATCAACAAACTGCTCGGCAAGCACCGGGTCGATGTGATCCTCCTCTCCCGTAACTCGGCCGACACCGGTCTGCGCATTTTCAATTCCATCAAGGCCTATGAACTGGACATCACCCGTGCCGCTTTCTGTGGCGGGCAGAGCCCTTACCGCTACATCCGCGCATTCGGCTGCAGTCTGTTTCTCTCGACCCAGGCAGAAGATGTCAGCCATGCCCTGGAACACGGCGTTGCGGCGGCCACCCTGCTGGGTCGGGGGGGCAGTCCCGCGACCAGTACCGGCGACGAATTGCGGCTGGCCTTCGACGGAGATTCGGTGCTCTTTTCAGACGAAGCAGAGCAGGTCTTTCAGGCGGAAGGGCTCGCAGCCTTCACCCGCAAGGAAGCTGCCGCCGCGGCCAGTCCGCTCGAGGGTGGACCCTTCAAGGGATTTCTCGCAGCCCTGCAGAATCTGCAGAAGGAGTTCACCGAGGATGCCTGCCCGATCCGAACCGCACTGGTCACAGCACGCGGTGCACCCGCACATGAGCGGGTCATCCGCACGCTGCGAGCCTGGGACATACGGCTGGACGAATCCCTGTTTCTCGGCGGCATGGAGAAGACCGAATTTCTCAAAGCCTTCGGTGCAGATGTATTTTTCGACGATCAGACCCAGCACTGCGAACGGGCGAGTGGTCATGTGACGGCTGGCCACGTCCCGCACGGCGTGGTGAACAACAGTGGCTGA